A stretch of the Nematostella vectensis chromosome 1, jaNemVect1.1, whole genome shotgun sequence genome encodes the following:
- the LOC5514385 gene encoding lysophospholipase-like protein 1, with amino-acid sequence MALPKLKTVVNRERFKRNAAVLFFHGEEGSASNLKERLKEMLLRNFDFDHIRVVFPQAPEIISKVDRDERRPVWFNRKDYSPAFPEQIDSIERSCSLVRQLINDLVTSGIRKDRIVLGGCDMGAQIAMHVAYRYLPDVAGVFGLSTHLGPLSHVYKVLLHKRVTQSDFEWPPLLLCHGHDDKRVNLKWAAHTAEYFMDLNVETELQVYYGQNHELSVHQVNHLKEWIIKTLPDKNTIIGPDLRC; translated from the exons atggcATTACCTAAGCTTAAGACTGTAGTAAATCGAGAGCGGTTTAAAAGAAATGCTGCGGTGTTATTTTTCCATGGAGAAGAAGGATCGGCGTCAAACCTCAAAGAAAGACTAAAAGAAATGTTATTACGGAATTTTGACTTCGATCACATTCGCGTTGTGTTCCCACAAGCGCCAGAAATTATCTCCAAAGTAGACAGAGATGAGCGAAGACCCGTATGGTTCAACCGAAAGGATTACAGCCCGGCATTTCCAGAGCAAATAGACTCTATCGAGAGAAGTTGCAGCTTGGTCCGCCAGCTTATCAACGACCTCGTAACAAGTGGAATTAGAAAAGACAGGATAGTATTGGGGGGGTGTGATATGGGAGCTCAGATAGCCATGCATGTTGCTTACAG GTATCTTCCTGATGTTGCTGGCGTGTTTGGATTATCAACTCATCTAGGACCACTTTCTCATGTATACAAAGTTCTCCTTCATAAAAGGGTGACTCAGTCTGACTTTGAATGGCCTCCTCTGTTACTCTGCCATGGCCATGACGATAAGCGGGTGAACCTCAAGTGGGCTGCACATACTGCTGAGTATTTTATGGATTTGAATGTTGAGACAGAACTGCAGGTGTATTACGGACAGAACCATGAACTCAGTGTTCACCAGGTCAATCATTTGAAAGAATGGATCATAAAAACATTACCAGACAAAAATACTATAATCGGCCCTGACTTGAGATGTTGA